A genomic region of Antennarius striatus isolate MH-2024 chromosome 16, ASM4005453v1, whole genome shotgun sequence contains the following coding sequences:
- the dnaja3a gene encoding dnaJ heat shock protein family (Hsp40) member A3a isoform X1: MMASAVVRLSSRWITVVVCSGQLGAAGTIACGRHGGVRSFSTRKAQKLGGNQMWGGTGTALTLRGLSGIKPPHSLCTLFFHTSSPSNRKEDFYQILGVSRTATQKEIKKAYYQMAKKYHPDTNKNDPQAKEKFAQLAEAYEVLSDEGKRKQYDTYGSADFDAGQTGGGQQYWSGQTTNVDPEELFRKIFGEFSAGRGGFGDFSTIFEQPQEYTMDLTFTQAAKGVNKEISVNINATCQTCNGKGYKPGSKAQHCHFCNGTGMETINTGPFVMRSTCRHCGGKGSVISNPCVSCRGRGETKQKKTVMVPVPAGVEDGQTVRMPVGKKEIFITFRVQKSPVFRRDGADIHSDLFISVAQAILGGTAKSQGLYETLNLSIPAGVQTDQRIRMAGKGIARVSGYGYGDHYVHVKVKIPKTLTDRQKELLLSYAEDEIDVEGTVNGITVTATGGGSRGNPEAGQSEHKEEYVKQEGGILSKIKRLFSSS, from the exons ATGATGGCGTCCGCGGTAGTTCGGCTTTCCTCACGCTGGATTACAGTCGTCGTGTGCTCTGGACAACTTGGGGCCGCCGGTACCATTGCGTGCGGTCGCCATGGAGGTGTGCGCAGTTTCTCTACACGAAAAGCGCAGAAGCTGGGAGGGAACCAGATGTGGGGAGGCACAGGGACAGCGTTGACATTGAGAGGGTTGTCAG GTATCAAACCACCCCATTCTCTCTGCACGCTCTTCTTTCACACAAGTTCCCCGTCCAACAGGAAGGAGGACTTCTACCAGATCCTCGGCGTGTCTCGCACAGCAACCCAGaaagagatcaagaaagctTACTACCAG ATGGCCAAAAAGTACCACCCTGACACCAACAAAAATGACCCACAAGCCAAGGAAAAATTTGCTCAGCTGGCTGAAGCTTATGAG GTATTGAGTGACGAGGGTAAGAGGAAGCAGTACGATACCTACGGCTCAGCAGATTTTGACGCTGGTCAGACCGGCGGTGGGCAACAGTACTGGAGCGGACAAACCACTAACGTGGACCCAGAGGAGCTCTTCCGAAAGATCTTTGGGGAATTCTCAGCAGGCCGTGGTGGCTTTGGAGACTTCAGTACCATATTTGAACAGCCACAGGAG tacACCATGGACCTGACGTTTACTCAGGCTGCGAAGGGCGTCAACAAAGAGATTTCAGTTAACATAAATGCAACCTGTCAAACCTGCAATGGTAAAGGCTACAAGCCGGGCTCTAAGGCTCAGCACTGCCACTTCTGCAACGGCACTGGCATG GAGACGATAAACACGGGTCCGTTTGTGATGCGGTCCACGTGTCGTCACTGTGGAGGCAAAGGCTCAGTCATCTCCAACCCCTGTGTCTCCTGCCGTGGGAGGGGAGAAACTAAACAGAAGAAGACGGTGATGGTTCCTGTGCCTGCAG GTGTGGAAGATGGTCAGACAGTTAGAATGCCTGTTGGCAAGAAGGAGATCTTCATCACATTTAGG GTCCAAAAAAGTCCAGTATTTAGAAGGGATGGTGCAGACATCCATTCTGACCTTTTCATCTCCGTGGCACAAGCCATCCTGGGCGGCACAGCCAAGTCGCAAGGCCTTTACGAAACTCTAAACTTATCA ATCCCTGCAGGCGTCCAGACCGACCAGAGGATTCGTATGGCCGGAAAGGGAATCGCTCGAGTCAGTGGCTATGGCTACGGAGACCATTATGTCCATGTCAAAGTAAAAATACCCAA gACACTGACCGACAGACAAAAAGAACTTCTTCTGAGCTATGCAGAGGATGAGATTGATGTGGAGGGGACGGTGAACGGCATCACTGTGACTGCCACCG GTGGGGGCAGCAGAGGTAACCCTGAGGCAGGGCAAAGCGAGCATAAGGAAGAATATGTTAAACAAGAGGGGGGCATCTTGTCCAAAATCAAGAGGCTGTTCAGTTCTTCTTGA
- the dnaja3a gene encoding dnaJ heat shock protein family (Hsp40) member A3a isoform X2, translating to MMASAVVRLSSRWITVVVCSGQLGAAGTIACGRHGGVRSFSTRKAQKLGGNQMWGGTGTALTLRGLSGIKPPHSLCTLFFHTSSPSNRKEDFYQILGVSRTATQKEIKKAYYQMAKKYHPDTNKNDPQAKEKFAQLAEAYEVLSDEGKRKQYDTYGSADFDAGQTGGGQQYWSGQTTNVDPEELFRKIFGEFSAGRGGFGDFSTIFEQPQEYTMDLTFTQAAKGVNKEISVNINATCQTCNGKGYKPGSKAQHCHFCNGTGMETINTGPFVMRSTCRHCGGKGSVISNPCVSCRGRGETKQKKTVMVPVPAGVEDGQTVRMPVGKKEIFITFRVQKSPVFRRDGADIHSDLFISVAQAILGGTAKSQGLYETLNLSIPAGVQTDQRIRMAGKGIARVSGYGYGDHYVHVKVKIPKTLTDRQKELLLSYAEDEIDVEGTVNGITVTATGKKSSWN from the exons ATGATGGCGTCCGCGGTAGTTCGGCTTTCCTCACGCTGGATTACAGTCGTCGTGTGCTCTGGACAACTTGGGGCCGCCGGTACCATTGCGTGCGGTCGCCATGGAGGTGTGCGCAGTTTCTCTACACGAAAAGCGCAGAAGCTGGGAGGGAACCAGATGTGGGGAGGCACAGGGACAGCGTTGACATTGAGAGGGTTGTCAG GTATCAAACCACCCCATTCTCTCTGCACGCTCTTCTTTCACACAAGTTCCCCGTCCAACAGGAAGGAGGACTTCTACCAGATCCTCGGCGTGTCTCGCACAGCAACCCAGaaagagatcaagaaagctTACTACCAG ATGGCCAAAAAGTACCACCCTGACACCAACAAAAATGACCCACAAGCCAAGGAAAAATTTGCTCAGCTGGCTGAAGCTTATGAG GTATTGAGTGACGAGGGTAAGAGGAAGCAGTACGATACCTACGGCTCAGCAGATTTTGACGCTGGTCAGACCGGCGGTGGGCAACAGTACTGGAGCGGACAAACCACTAACGTGGACCCAGAGGAGCTCTTCCGAAAGATCTTTGGGGAATTCTCAGCAGGCCGTGGTGGCTTTGGAGACTTCAGTACCATATTTGAACAGCCACAGGAG tacACCATGGACCTGACGTTTACTCAGGCTGCGAAGGGCGTCAACAAAGAGATTTCAGTTAACATAAATGCAACCTGTCAAACCTGCAATGGTAAAGGCTACAAGCCGGGCTCTAAGGCTCAGCACTGCCACTTCTGCAACGGCACTGGCATG GAGACGATAAACACGGGTCCGTTTGTGATGCGGTCCACGTGTCGTCACTGTGGAGGCAAAGGCTCAGTCATCTCCAACCCCTGTGTCTCCTGCCGTGGGAGGGGAGAAACTAAACAGAAGAAGACGGTGATGGTTCCTGTGCCTGCAG GTGTGGAAGATGGTCAGACAGTTAGAATGCCTGTTGGCAAGAAGGAGATCTTCATCACATTTAGG GTCCAAAAAAGTCCAGTATTTAGAAGGGATGGTGCAGACATCCATTCTGACCTTTTCATCTCCGTGGCACAAGCCATCCTGGGCGGCACAGCCAAGTCGCAAGGCCTTTACGAAACTCTAAACTTATCA ATCCCTGCAGGCGTCCAGACCGACCAGAGGATTCGTATGGCCGGAAAGGGAATCGCTCGAGTCAGTGGCTATGGCTACGGAGACCATTATGTCCATGTCAAAGTAAAAATACCCAA gACACTGACCGACAGACAAAAAGAACTTCTTCTGAGCTATGCAGAGGATGAGATTGATGTGGAGGGGACGGTGAACGGCATCACTGTGACTGCCACCG gtaAAAAGTCATCCTGGAACTGA
- the hmox2b gene encoding heme oxygenase 2, whose product MMETLGNVSNGEKPLYEEKEDILRPEDLSEMLAVGTKEVHEKAENTQFVKDFLRGRIHKELFKLGAVALYYTYAAMEEEIERNKDHPHFAPLYFPTELHRHEALARDLEYFYGPDWQIHVSCSVATQRYVDRIHQVGQENPVLLVAHAYTRYMGDLSGGQVLKKVAQRAMKLPPTGEGLEFYQFDAIHSSKAFKQLYRSRMNELELDMDVKKQLVEESIKAFQFNMEVFAELEEVGKTIQEDVLDAGMSVHGAVGGDISKCPYYAAKMAASGGTAYISQLAMALLRHPTGQVLFATWFAALAGLAAWYLM is encoded by the exons ATGATGGAAACATTAGGGAATGTGTCCAATGGGGAGAAGCCTCTGTATGAGGAAAAGGAAGACATCCTCAG GCCTGAGGATCTGTCAGAGATGCTAGCAGTAGGGACCAAAGAGGTTCATGAAAAAGCTGAGAACACCCAATTTGTGAAAGATTTCCTCAGGGGACGAATCCACAAAGAGCTCTTCAAG CTTGGTGCTGTGGCACTCTACTATACTTACGCTGCCATGGAGGAGGAGATTGAAAGGAACAAAGACCACCCGCACTTTGCACCTTTGTATTTCCCTACAGAGCTGCACCGCCATGAGGCCCTCGCCCGCGACCTTGAATACTTTTACGGCCCTGATTGGCAGATTCATGTCAGCTGCTCTGTTGCCACTCAGCGATATGTGGACCGTATTCATCAAGTGGGGCAGGAGAACCCAGTGCTGCTGGTGGCTCACGCCTACACCCGCTACATGGGGGACCTCTCCGGGGGCCAGGTGCTGAAGAAGGTGGCTCAGAGAGCCATGAAGCTTCCGCCCACAGGAGAAGGCCTGGAATTCTATCAGTTTGATGCCATCCATAGTTCCAAGGCATTCAAGCAGCTGTACCGGAGTCGTATGAATGAGCTGGAGCTAGACATGGACGTGAAGAAGCAGCTGGTGGAAGAGTCTATCAAAGCATTCCAGTTCAATATGGAG GTGTTTGCAGAGTTGGAAGAGGTTGGAAAAACCATCCAGGAGGATGTTTTGGATGCCGGGATGTCTGTCCATGGAGCTGTGGGTGGGGACATCAGCAAGTGTCCCTATTATGCTGCCAAAATGG CGGCATCGGGTGGAACTGCGTACATCTCTCAGCTCGCCATGGCCCTCCTCCGACACCCAACAGGACAGGTCTTGTTTGCTACTTGGTTTGCTGCTCTTGCAGGATTAGCTGCATGGTATCTGATGTGA
- the LOC137609091 gene encoding cytochrome P450 2K1-like: MSFFENFVLFLSSSSTTLLGAVVLLLVLYVVSSNYISQKGVKEPPGPRPLPLLGNLLQLDLKRPYKTLFELSKTYGSVFTVYLGPNKVVVLAGSKTVKEALVNNAEEFGDRDIAPIFQDITQGHGILFTNGETWREMRRFALTTLRDFGMGKRMAEDKILEECCHLIQMFDDHKGKPFETALPVNYATSNIISSIVYGSRFEYNDQLFIEMVKKANENIRLVGSAQIQLYNMFPRLFCWIKNRQLVLKNREVFISNSKHLITTLKETLNPELCRGFVDCFLIRKQKDEGSCEMETQYNEKNLLYSVSNLFGAGTDTTAATLRWGLLFMAKYPHIQDQVQEELSRVLGDRQLCVEDRKNMPYTDAVIHETQRLANIVPMALPHKTTRDVTFQGYYIKEGTTVLPLLTSVLYDESEWESPNTFNPSHFLDKEGKFTKRDAFMPFSGGRRVCLGEGLAKMELFLFFTSLLQRFRFTPPPGVTEDELDLTPAVGFTLAPSAHELCAVSRH, translated from the exons atgtcttttttcGAGAATTTTGTTCTGTTCCTTTCATCCAGTTCCACCACTCTACTGGGGGCTGTTGTGTTGCTGCTCGTTCTTTATGTGGTTTCCAGTAACTACATCTCCCAGAAAGGAGTAAAGGAGCCCCCGGGACCGAGACCTCTTCCCTTGCTTGGCAACCTATTACAGCTTGATCTCAAGAGACCCTACAAAACTCTGTTTGAG CTCTCAAAGACATATGGATCCGTATTTACGGTTTACTTAGGACCAAATAAAGTTGTCGTCTTGGCAGGATCCAAGACAGTCAAGGAAGCTCTTGTCAACAACGCAGAGGAGTTTGGTGATCGAGACATTGCCCCTATATTTCAAGATATAACACAAGGTCATG GGATTCTGTTCACAAATGGAGAAACTTGGAGAGAGATGAGACGTTTTGCCCTCACCACCCTGAGAGACTTTGGGATGGGCAAAAGAATGGCAGAGGATAAAATCTTGGAGGAATGCTGCCACTTGATTCAAATGTTTGACGATCACAAAG GGAAACCCTTTGAAACAGCACTTCCGGTCAATTATGCAACATCAAATATCATCTCCTCCATTGTATATGGAAGCAGATTTGAATACAATGATCAACTCTTTATAGAAATGGTGAAAAAAGCCAATGAGAACATACGACTAGTTGGATCTGCACAAATCCAG CTTTACAACATGTTCCCCAGGCTCTTCTGCTGGATTAAAAACCGACAGCTAGTGTTGAAAAATCGGGAGGTATTTATAAGTAATAGCAAACATTTAATTACGACTCTGAAAGAGACACTGAACCCTGAACTATGCAGAGGCTTCGTGGACTGTTTTCTGATCAGAAAGCAGAAAGACGAG GGTTCTTGCGAGATGGAGACTCAGTACAATGAGAAAAACTTGTTATATTCAGTCTCCAACCTGTTTGGTGCCGGTACCGATACCACAGCAGCTACACTGAGATGGGGTTTACTGTTTATGGCCAAATATCCACATATTCAAG ACCAGGTCCAGGAGGAGCTGAGTAGGGTGTTAGGAGACCGTCAGCTCTGTGtggaagacaggaaaaacaTGCCCTACACTGACGCTGTAATCCACGAGACACAAAGACTCGCCAACATTGTCCCCATGGCTCTTCCTCACAAAACCACTCGAGACGTCACCTTTCAGGGATACTATATCAAAGAG GGAACGACTGTGCTCCCTCTTCTCACCTCTGTCCTGTATGATGAGAGTGAATGGGAGAGCCCAAACACTTTCAACCCTTCACACTTCCTGGATAAGGAGGGTAAATTTACCAAGAGAGATGCTTTCATGCCCTTCTCTGGAG GTCGCAGGGTCTGTCTGGGAGAAGGTCTGGCTAAGATGGagctctttctcttcttcacctccctaCTCCAGCGATTCCGTTTTACTCCTCCACCTGGAGTTACAGAGGATGAACTGGATCTGACACCAGCTGTTGGCTTCACCCTCGCCCCTTCAGCTCATGAGCTGTGTGCCGTCAGTCGTCACTAA
- the LOC137610040 gene encoding tubulin epsilon and delta complex protein 2 produces the protein MSLLHAVQEAIKSCRTEQTRINGRIQLYREILQTLSHNIEESESADDSATGTDTSPGEKEDIELLERALKKALHVRTGKKLSKKDKDKQSVPPKAPGTSVVTSKDRIHAPADKDSQNTAKFNRKEHKRPGVSVTSTLGSKSVVYNPGQCKTTVIRNIFPSCLASSSGILYHQAARKSQQSISTPDCLDLDQLHVSTFHAKRKTMRRDDLGKATASSVPSSNSTTPVLHTRESGAHHLHQQNRNVFAQTSKWKSLLIKQNRLWDKVAALQRNPVPERNHFMERIRDMFPKDWPCGSPDQTRALVNSLTNQGHDLTKRFQAKEIPAKQSSESDTLLGCEPLELLQMRAAELRKFTGQVKQEWDTWDQWRPEGGCLCPSGPNIVWGDGMVAPLPPTITYTMEADLRELENLRMRVALLQQEVCLEEALFDTLSPQLSSIVPGPECPDVSMLRDVYSLLGEGGQRFPAIVLDS, from the exons ATGTCACTGCTCCATGCGGTACAAGAAGCGATCAAATCGTGCAGAACGGAACAAACCAGGATCAATGGAAGAATTCAGCTCTACAGAGAGATCCTACAGACCCT ATCACATAACATTGAGGAATCAGAATCTGCTGATGACAGTGCTACAG GCACAGATACCTCACCAGGGGAGAAAGAAGATATAGAACTGCTTGAACGAGCCCTGAAGAAAGCCCTTCATGTGCGTACGGGTAAAAAACTTTCTAAAaaggacaaagacaaacaatctgTCCCTCCAAAGGCACCAGGCACTTCAGTTGTCACATCCAAAGACAGAATACATGCCCCTGCAGATAAAGACAGTCAAAACACTGCCAAGTTTAACAGAAAAGAGCACAAAAGACCTGGTGTCTCAGTGACCTCCACACTGGGTTCAAAGTCAGTCGTATATAATCCTGGGCAGTGTAAAACCACAGTTATTAGAAACATATTTCCAAGCTGTCTCGCCTCCTCAAGTGGGATTTTATATCACCAGGCAGCAAGGAAATCACAACAGTCGATCTCAACTCCTGACTGTCTTGATCTGGATCAGTTACACGTCTCAACCTTCCATGCTAAAAGGAAGACTATGAGAAGGGATGACCTTGGTAAAGCTACAGCTAGCTCCGTACCTTCTTCAAATAGCACCACTCCTGTTTTACATACGAGGGAATCTGGAGCTCACCATTTACATCAACAGAACAG GAACGTTTTTGCTCAAACATCAAAATGGAAATCTCTATTGATAAAGCAAAACAG GCTGTGGGACAAAGTGGCTGCTCTACAAAGGAATCCTGTTCCTGAAAGGAATCATTTCATGGAGAGAATAAGAGATATG TTCCCAAAGGATTGGCCATGTGGTAGCCCGGACCAGACCAGGGCTCTGGTTAACAGTCTGACTAACCAAGGACATGACCTCACAAAGCGCTTCCAGGCAAAGGAGATTCCAGCCAAACAGAGTTCAGAATCTGACACACTTCTGG GATGTGAGCCACTTGAATTGTTGCAGATGAGAGCGGCAGAGCTCCGGAAATTTACAGGTCAAGTTAAACAAG AGTGGGATACATGGGATCAATGGAGGCCAGAGGGAGGCTGTCTTTGTCCCAGTGGGCCAAATATTGTGTGGGGAGATGGCATGGTTGCACCCCTGCCCCCAACTATAACCTACACAATGGAAGCAGACCTTAGAGAGCTTGAGAATCTGAGGATGAGGGTGGcgctgctgcagcaggaggtGTGCCTAGAGGAG GCTCTGTTTGACACCCTGTCCCCCCAACTTTCCTCTATAGTCCCCGGGCCTGAATGCCCCGATGTCAGCATGCTGAGAGATGTATATTCCCTGCTGGGTGAGGGAGGGCAGCGTTTCCCTGCCATTGTTCTGGACTCTTAA